The genomic stretch CTGTACATCTTGATGAATTAAATGACTAATGGTAacggatttttagttgagagatcattactttaattgggttaaaattaagagaccattgctataatttcctctcttgtttttgtttttttttagcaaatgcCATGGATACCATCTACTTAGACCACATTTATAGGTCATATGATGtgttgttaataaaaaaatataagttCGTTAATTAAGCACTTAAATGATAATTCAATTCATGTGTTATGAAATATACTCCAAATAAGTAGTATATGTAgcattatttttattatcaGTGTTGTCATTGAACTCTCTCCATATCTTTTGCCTCACCAGTGATAAACTTCCAAGTTCCATGAGTGTGTTTCAACTTGGGTTACGGTCAACTTGTAATTTTAAATCGGTGTATAAGATGCATATGTGCTTaaacagtgaaattgaaattataTAAATTCAAACGTCTAATATACCGATGCATTTAAGAATTTCCGAGTATCAgtttatttataaagaaaactaataaaaatggtttgaaaactttgagttttaattataaggacaaaataaatggtaaaatgaatagtaccataattgactttttagtataaaaatatgatttttcgttaaaatgaacagtactgtaattttttcgttaaaactcctttaTTTATATCCAAGTTCTACTCTTTTCAACACATTACTTGAATAAGCGAGATTGATATTTATTTCAACATTTGTAAAATATGATTTCTGGTCCATGTCACAAatctttcttgatttttttcagTTAGATTTGTAACGAAGGTGAAGGTACTTTTTGGAGATGTAGGAGATTTAtagttttaaatttcaaatcacCGTTCTATGTACGATAAATGATCATAATCACAAGAGCCTCCAAATTACCAGGATCCGGTGTGGTGGTTTTTTAGAGTGGAAAAGGACAAAATAATGATCAAGGCAAGTAGGCTAAGGATGTGAGGTGGTGTAACTGTCACATGCTACTCCCTGTCTTTATTTGTCCTTGCCATCTTTATTATCATTTATTTATCTATTATTTGCATACTGCTAAAgtcaataaaataaagcattttTCAGATTTCTGTAAAATGAGTGAGTGTGTGAGGATaatctgtgtttttttttatcttttccttttcgAAATCTAAAGTATCTCTCGCTTGAAGAGCAGGACTAATCCACAATGGGTTTCGAAAAGACTAATTCCCAGTGAGGATAATCTTGTTAATTGGTGCATTGGGTGAGCAAATTAAACTTAGGTCATCTTCAACCGAGTGCTGGTCAGAATGTTCGTTTTAGCTCTCTGGCTCCCCAAGttcctccaagatattaatatattaatattttaatgaacagtacatgatcATATTTGCTAGAgggccagatggctcgttttagccctgtcacaaaaaacggTCTTCAACCGAGgaccatagggccaaacataatttattatttaaatttaaaaaactataacaacttaaatttaaaaacaacaacttaaatttaaaaactacaacttatatttaaaaattacaactaaaatttaaaaatgacaaattaaatttaaaaactacaaattaaattcaaaaataacattaacttaaatttaaaaactaaaacaacttaaatttaatattcataatcaacatcatcttcatcatctgtCATCGTAGGAGTATAGTCAGAGATAAACAATTGTTGTCGgctcataatttctttttttttttcccctatcaaaataggccttactcattggagtgtaattcgaagtgttcatttccatattcttatcatccatctcttcttgtatttgttttgcccgttcttcatgcctacgCTTCATTTCTTCGACCTCAAGGGCATTTTGCTCCACCAATAATCACAATGAGGCCGCCACTTCATGTTGAGCGGCGTAATTATCATTtgccttgcccttttccttcaaccttcgcgccttgtttcgtcccatagccctaggtatggaaccttttccttcaaccttcgcgccttgtttcgtcccatagccctaggtatggaaccttcacccgaagaaagattttctacccttttttgttgaatggttggagatccatcttcatccatataTGCAGCTAAGGATGCAGTTTCGAACACCGGCGTAGGAGCTCTTtgtggtggatcttcaaataacacccaccctttacaaatttccccacaactgtgaaactgaaagggtttCGAGCTGCTCTCCATATATAATTCCTCCGCTTGGCATACctagaaaaaaattaagggaattaatttatgaaattaaatgtaatataattaaatatttaaaataaattgtgaaaacacttacttcgtcgtagtaattAGCGTCGCCTTCATGTCTACTTGCGACTGCTAACAATGCTTGATGCCttttgttcaaacttggctgaagatgtttcttccattttgaagaacaactctcgtggtttcgaATATTCACTGGAGTGGTGCCTTCatagaactctaagtattttttggacacatGAGTCCAAACACcgtcatttgtttgacaattccccctcacactatcttccaacacccatctataagccttaCAAAGAGCTTtatcttcttttcgggtccaagccctacctttcattgcagaagaggccatttcaaaattattaaaaaaattgaaggatagatttttgaaagaggaaggaaaatatgagaattgaaatggtaggAATGGTTaattttgtgaggaatggtttacgtatttataggaaaaaaaatagaatttttaaaataaataaaaaaagccccaaaaaatcccccccaaaaaaaaaaaaaacatttgaatccaacggtaatTGACGCCAGCTAGCAATggttagctgacgtcagctagccgttggattcaaaattctttttaagaattcttgtcggttataaccgacaggaatacatttatattaaataatataaacgtaTTCATGTCAGTTACAACCGACAAGAAAACTgattttctggccagcccttttcgattccgtggggccctctcagattccacggCCCTCTGGCTtaaccttcggttggagatgattttcgggctattttcggccctctgaccCTCTAaacctttcggttggagatagccttATGAGGTTGAATATCACATCTAATCCTTCATAACTCCTATTGCTATATTTCTATGTTGTATTATATCTAAATTATGATGCAACATAACATGCTTAATTACTTAATATGACAGAATATGTAGAAGTAATAATGCGTTTTTAGCTATTTAACATGTTATGCGATGAAACTGAATCACTCATTGACTCGTCAATGTCGTCATATTGCTAACTTGTATGTGGGCCCAAGATTAAAAAGTTTGTAATTTGAACTTTTGTTAtcattataatattattttgatcCAAAATGTAATAATAACTAAACTCATTTAAATACGGAAAAGAAGATTCAAACTTAAGTTCACATGAAAGATAACTTctgtaattattattatttttaccaaaaaaaaaaaaacttctataattattatgattaatttTGGCAATAACTAGGATTTTCCCCActaaatgaaattaaaatatcattatacaaatatGAAACAATTATTGACACTCTCAAAATCTCAATCTACACTTCATCTATATTTgtaatttatctattttaattcttttaatgtgATTTCCTATATTACTTTTAATGTCTACAATCTTGAAAACCTCATTAAGTATGATGACATAAATATGGGTAAATATTAATAGGGAGTTGTAAAGACCTTTTGTGCTCTAGAAGCAAGTAATCTTTTACTCTCGAGTCCGAGCATATATGCAAAAGAATCTAGCTCCATATAGAATTGGTGGTTGCTTTATCAAGTCAACCATTTCTCAGACTATTTTCCTCTTAGTCTGAGCaaaattcttcattttttttttgggtaattcaTGGATGAACAACCATATATGGACCTGATACTACTAGaaagttttgacaaaatttacaatggtgaaatggaagaaatgtcAAACTTGAGTAATCCTTCTAACTCTCTTGAATCAAATTTTCATGGTATGTCTTCTcatgacttttttttattttttatttactcgtttaattatttttagtatTATAGGTGTTTCATTATGAGTTTGAACATATTTGTATTTTAATCTCAATAACATGAATTAGATATTCAATTTCACGGATTATAATTGGAGTTTTCCATTagacaaatttatttgttggtgCAATGCAATTTCATGAATAAGTTTTTTTGTTATTGCCCTTTGAATGCTTGTTTTTTTTACCCTGATTTGCTTTTCATGTAATGAGTTCTACCCTCTTATCAATTGACTTCTCATTCGACCaacttcttttgttttattaactAGTATGATTGCTTCCATTGTTAGTAAGTTACTGTTTATTATGTTGAACCGAATGGGTCGCATGCTATAaaactaagtttatttttatCTAGGGAGTCAAGTAGAGATCAGTGAACATGACACAATGCTCTCTTTGACTGAAAAAGAACTTTCAAAGTCGGGAAGAACTCCTTGGTATTGTTCGTGAAATTGCATTAAAGCAAGGGTGTGCAACTGTTATTCGGAGATCGAAGGCTGATAAATATGTTATCATTGGTTGTGATGGATTGCACCTATAAGACTAATAAGTACAAGATGCCAATGTTGGATATCATTGGAGTCTCTAGTTTCAACACATCATTTTATTCTTGTTTTGCCTTCATGCaaaaagaggaggaagaggattaTGTATGGGCGCTGACAATATTTAGTAAACTCCTGGGGATTAATAATCATCCAGTGGCGATTATATCAGATAGGGAATTATTGAAGAAAGCTATAGAAAGTGTCTTCCCTAGAACTACAAAGATTTTATGTGTCTGGCATATTGAGAAAAATATTCTTACAAATTGTAAGTTTcattttgaaaacaaagatgatTGGGTTAATTTCATATCCACTTGGATTAGTTTAATACATTCTCCTGATGAATCATCATTCAACGAAGCTTGGAAttgttttgaagtaaaatacAAGGACAAGTACAATAATTATGTTCTTAAATATATTACAGTTACATGGCTACctttcaaagaaaaatttgttatTGCATGGACTGAGCAGGTTATGCACTTTGGTAATCGTACTAGTTCAAGAGCAGAAGGTGCACATGCAATGTTAAAGAAGCATCTTCAAGTTTCAACTGGAGGCATTCGTGAGGTGTAAAAAAACATTTGTCTTGCtattgaaaatcaatttcaagAAATCAAAGTTCGACTCTCAAGTGAGAAGATTCGTGTGTCACATAGACTTCGAATTCCTTTCTTTAAAGAACTTGTTACTCATGTATCTATGTTTGCACTAGATGAGTTACACAAGCAATATGGATTAGAAAAATCCACTAATGTTTTATCTCGGTGTAAAGgctatttttaaaaaataatgggcCTTCCTTGTGGACACATGATTAGAGAAATGAAAAGTGAATTGCATTTGAAGGATGTACATAAGCAATGGAGGATTGATACAAGATCATTTAGTGATGTTTGTGATGTTAACTTGGATGCTAATATAGATGAAATAAGTGATCTTCTGGTAGATTTTAAATCAAAGTACGAGAAAATGCCCATTTCCGAAAAAGAAGGTACCAAAAGGCAACTATCCTAGTTTCTGTGTTCTTCTTTTCCATTAATTGTCGAGCCTACTATTCAAGTTCATAAAGCTCGTCCATCAAAGTcgaaaaaagagaaaggaatCTAACTCCACGCAACATGAGCCTTCGTCGTTTGAGATAGTTGAGAACTCCTGAAAATGTAGCATTTGTAACAGTGTTGGCCACAACCATTGGACCTATGAACTCAACGAGACAGCTGCATGATTTCTGTGGTATGATTGCAGATTTTGAACAGAGACATACTTGTACGTTCTCTTTTTATAACTACTCTTTGAATCACGTTCATCTCGGTTGGGACTTAAAATTAATTTGTGTTCCCTCGACTGAAATTTCTCTTGCATGTGTAACAACTAAAGTCTGCAAATAGACCACACCTTTTATCATTAGTATTTTAATGTGAGTTTGAATATATATAGgacatatttatatatgttttctatctgttttggtatattttattatgatataTAGGTTATGCACTTTGCTGATACATATTTGTGTGCTTGATTGAGATGTGGAGGCAATTGAAGATTAGAGTTTGATTATCAAGGAAATGGAAACAGGCTTCAGGCTTGGTTTGAGATGTAGAGGCAATTGCTGATACATATATGTTTGGATGCTATGTTTATAATTATTTAACTTTGCATTGACATGGTTAAAATTCTAGAAAAAGAACATGAGATTATTCCTTGTTATGATGTTCAAGATATGAACTGTGATAGTGTAAAatctcacatcgtccagggaagtggatcttgtaagctttatatgcatattctcatctctacctagcacgaggccttttgagacctcactggcttcgggttctatcggaaTTCCGAActtaagcgagttcgtgcgaaagcaatcctaggatgggtgacccactgggaagttctcatgtgagttcctaggaacaaaatcgtgagggtgtggttgaGGCCCAAAAtgaacaatattgtgctatggcggagtcgagcccgggaagtggtcccactcAAGACGGGATGTGACAGATAGCCACAACTATTATGTCATATTTTAGAAGGATTACTTGTTACCTTTAgcaacaattttattttgttgaaaagaaggaagaaatatGTTATTTGTGACATTTGCTATGCTATTTGTTTCATAGGAAAtctagaaagaaaacaaatctaCCATaaatctcttcaatttttttcgtCAACAAAATCAATTCCAAATGAAAGATTAATGAGGctttcaaaaaaaagaaaaacatgctCAAAATCAAAGTATTCCCACCAATTTATTTTAGTCATTAAAATTAGGTTTTCAAAATTCTAGGCACATTAAAAGTAATACAAGGGCAAAATCAGAAATcacattaaaagaattaaaatagataaatcaaaaatacaTAAGGAGCGTGGATTGAGATTTTgaaagtgctaataacagctTCCTAAAAAATGCCAAATTTGTTTACCAAGACCCAAAAATGGAATATGCCAATGATATGCTCCACCTCTCGTAGCAGTCCTTAATTATGCTCGTTGGAGCTCAAGGCCCATTTAcccaaagaataaaaaaacaccACAGGTCCAATAGGACCAGTACACATCACCAGTTAAAAGTGGACCCCACCTTATCAAGTAGTGTGCACTACGAGAAATTTTTTCATGATCAAACACCTTAGCATGACAAGTGGTGCTCCTCACCAATAACCTATAGACTTAAGATTTTAACtattaaataaactttaaattttttcatGAACAAACACCTTAGCATGAACAATAAGATGGGTTTCCTCTTCCCAGGATTGGATTGAAGTACAGAAAAGATAAATACAACCAGAAATCATACGCAAGTATATTTGTGATCTTCTCAACTAAAGATACTTTAGACAAAATCAGGTTACTTGATTTTGCAAGTTTAGATAATCCGATTTCTTATTGTTTATGCAATTTCTTCAGTGTACTTGTTAGAGAGCTTATTATAAGCCTCTTTGAGAACTTATAGAGGGGGTTCTAAActctttttttggtttttacaaattGTCCACTAAGAGGAATTGTTGCAGCAAAACTCGAACCTAGGTCTTGGTCTGAAACGAACCTCGCCAACCTCATGTATCTACAACAAGGAATATTCATAACAATATCCAACCCATCATCCAAAAATAACCCCAACTTAAAAAGTATACTAAGTTACTAGCTTCAAATATGATGAAAGTTTTCACCATGTATTTTCCCGATTACGCTCAAGATTTTATCTAATGTGAGAGCTCTAAGATAAGAGAGAATGAAAATTtaggcattcattctcatacatTCACCAACTTTTGTAGTATTTAAGATTACCAATTTTAGGTTTACCTACTTCAACATGGTGTAATTTGAGTGTCACATAGTGTACAAGTACGACACTAGTTCCAGCGAAAAAATTCGACTGCTAACTACTAAACAACTATCATAAGCAAACAACGTTCACCAAGCATTTTGAGATTAATTCtctatttttttgtgttttgatgCCTCACAGGTGAACATGACATGATAGCTTATATTTTCTGTGTTAGTGAATTGCTTTTGTGTGGTGGGCCTTCtcttgtttttaaaatgattaaaagtttttagtgaaattgattttggattctaaaaatatttttaaatgttttttgaaaGAAACATCAAATATGTACTTCTAACTTCTAGGATCtactttgatttttattaagtattggtttcaaaaagtgttttcaaccattttaaaagtacttcacGATATTATTTGGTTGGAGACAAACAATTTTTATCAACGCATGTAAATCTATTAAGAACACATTTCAACCAATTCCGTAAATATAAATTTGTATCAAAttataaatagtaattaacccCTACACTAAAGAATAGAAAATACTCAAATTAGCAAATCTCAAATATATATCTTTGATCATGAGATAAAATTTTCACCTCCCATCCGCAGTTTGAGTATCTATTTGTCaataaataatttctttttgaCCAATGCGCCATAAGGGGTGAAATTGGAACTTTGTTACCCATTGTTCATTAGAATACTTGGGTTTAGTTATGAAAAAGTTGGGTTCAAAAAGGCACACTCAGTCACTCGCACACCTCCTTTCACTGTTTCACATACTCTGTTTTCTCTACCttatctcctcctcctccatccATGACTACTCTAAGCACTCTCTTCCGCCTCCACACTCCGCCGTCAAACCCACCACTCTCCCACGCCTCTCCGCACCCCCTCCGCCTCTCCTGCTCCTTCAAACCCACAAAACCCCCCAAACCACCTTCTCTTTCCGCCTCAACACCGCCGCCGCCGCCCGCCAGAGACAGAGTCATAGACTTCGGAAAACACAAGGGCAAGATGCTGGGCACCCTCCCTTCCgcctacctcaagtgggtctcCAAAAATCTCCGCGCTCGCGACTTCGAGGACTGGGCCAAGCTCGCCGACCAGGTCCTCGACGACGCCGTTTACCGGGACCGGATCGAGTGGGAGGTGGCGGAGAACATCCTGAACGGGAATCGGAGGAATTCTATCGCCGCCGGTGGAGTTTCGGAGCTGTTGGAGATCAGCGAGAGGTTCGGTTGGGATAATGAGGACAAAATTGGGTGGAGCAGGGTGAACTTTGAGCTTTTGGGGACGTCGAAAGGGGGGAGAATTCCGAGGAGGAGTGAgaaggagggaggagagagaggggaggagagGGAAGAGGAGAAGGAGGTAGTGGAGGATTTGGGGGAGGTCGGAGAGAGGCGGAGGGAGAGGAGAGTGAGGGTGAGGCAGAGAATGAGGAGGGAGGACAAGTTGGGGATTTTTGAAAAGAGTGGGGGTAGTGTTAGAAATGGAGTTGGATTagggagggagaaagagagtgaCGGTGAGGATTGGATGGTGGAGAATTCGAAACGGTTTCCTGGACGTGAAGGTCTGTTGAAAATGGCATACAGCAGAAGAATGGGGAGATTTTTGTAAGAATTGTTATTATCACATTAAAAATTTCGTGCTTAAATATTTTaaggagtgccaataataatcTTACTTTTTCTTCGTTTTCTTAAGTTGATTATAAGTGTATTTAggattttgagaattttgagaGATTTGACTGGATTTATATTTTCATgcattttgatgaaattaattgAATTCTAGAGATTGGGTGtaaaatttggctaatattATTCTTACGATCTAAATATATCATAAATTTATACCATCTTACGTGACAATTGAGATGGACATCCACGTTAGTTAAAAAAATCCCATGTCAGCTAAGGTGaatgtttatgattttattccatgctttttattaataaaataattaaaaaataataatgaaaccTACTTGCTTCCGTTTCAAGCCTCAACGCTTGGGCCTCCTCCCTCTTCGCTCTCCAATTTCACCTTCCTTCACTGACGATTGATGGTGCTCAACCCCCTTCATCACTGCCAACTGGCCGAATATCCTGATGGTGCTCCCAGTGATTGTTTTACTCTGCCACCAAATCAAGTTTGCAATTTTAATGGTTTATGCCTTCTAGCCAAACGTTGGATTTCATAGGTTTTTAATTCCAGCAACATTGAACAAAAATCTGAAGAGGATTGGATACGATATTTTCCTTCCTGTTCGATGCTGAGGATTTTCCGAATGGAAGAAGATTTGGAAGACaacctcttttcttctttcttcatggACTTTTGGTTGGCACCAAAATCTTTTCCTAATCCTCTATAGGAATGAAAATTTCATTCCATGTTATATCCCGATGTAGTCGAAGGTTTTGGCTTGAATTTTCATTGGAATTATCATCTGTTGGACTCAAATCAGGTGGAGAGATGAAACGTATCTAACAGGGAAGTTGAACGGGTAGGGtttaagcaaaaataaaataaaaataaaataaacagaaatTCCACCTAGGTTGACACCTAAGCTTCCACATCATGTGGTATACTAAATGCGGTGTAATAAGATGGTAAAAGTAGCATTATTGGTAAAATTTTGAGTCAAGATTTGTGGTtgcttaaaatacattacaaaatttATTGAATTCTTTGAGCATTTTAGATTcctcaatttttaaaaattctttaAGATCAATTCTGAATTAGATATGTACGTAAactatttttaaaattctaattgaatgcattgagatattttattttttttaaattttgatactCTTTCAAaatcatattaaaataattaaaattctcaaaatcttaattgagTAGATCCAAATATTATAGATTGGATTGTGTTTCTCATCATCCATAGGTTTTTCAATTTAGATTTTGAtttcatatttaaaatttatgttGAAAAATAGTGAaatagaatttgtaaattttggtcACATGATGATCATGGTATCAATGAAAGATATAAATGGAAAAATAAGTGCCGCCTCAGAATCTTGAGATTGATCTTCGTCATCCATGTTCGTTCTAAGACCAACATAATTGTTTACAACTGATTCTTGCATTTTCCAAATAGGAATTCAAAGATTTAACATGGCCGTTTAAGTGCAtgttcaaaggagatgtcaaatttaaaacGTCAAAATGAAATTTGATAACCTATGCAacaatttgaataattttttgttccAACAtcatgttaaataataatgtaattctaaatttttttttatcttttagtgGGATCCAATTATTGAGATAACCAATCAAATACTTGTAATACACAataacatttattatatattgcatcacattgattaaaaaaaaattattaaatgaattTGAGACCTGCTGTCATGTGACCACGTAATAAATTGAAAGCTTGGTTGGAAAGATTTTGCTAccattttttactattttatgTCTATGTGGCaattttgacatcttctttggagATAGTCTAAGACTATCAATTACTATACATATCAATGATGTCATAGAACAATATAGTTCAATTTTCACCTAACCAAACCATCTCAGTTATAGTTAATAGTTTAAAACCACATTattctcctttggagatgctctaagaccATCAATTATTATACATATCAATGATGTCATAGAACAATATAGTTCAATTTTTACCTAACCAAACCATCTTAGTTATAGTTAATAGTTTAAAACCACATTCTTCTCTTTTTAGtaatcatcttcacttgtaagttagGTCAATTCTTGttaaaaaacgaatttgaaccacattattgctaatccattgtgaggtttagctcATTTCTCCACCCCTGAATGTAGATAATATAGtatgttaaaaacaaaaaaaccacatTCTTTTCTACAATCccaaatttacaaataaaagatGATATGTAAAGATAACTAAACTAAGAAGGGGATGATTTAGTTTGTGTAAAGTGATTTAAAGGCGACCAACACCCTGGACGAACCGAACCAATACACCTTGGTTCGGTTTGATTGTGAAAGCACTCGAAATTTTCGataatcaaaaccaaccaaactAACAATTTCGATTTGAATTTGGGCAGTTCAACCAGTTTGTTGTATGGTAGGTGAGTTCACTTGTATAACAATTATAGATGGTAGGTCACATCGTTTTCTCATCCGAGAATCTAACATATGGTTGGTAGAAGCCAACAAAAGGACTACATATGCCAATTGTGCAAAGCATTGTCGTCCACAAAGTCATCTttcacaatattttttttttagcaaatttATCAATAGTATTTACATGTATTCGGCATATAACGTTGTATTATTATTTCACTCAATGTATAaagtatatttattttaagttaatatattttaaaaaaaagacACCTTAGTTTTGTCTTCCACTCATATTTATGTGAAAAAATAACATTACTTGATCGTGTTCGTGTTCGGTAAACAAAAATTCTCCAATTTTACATACACCAGCTACTCGGACCAAGTAACTCAAATTTATTACCCAAAAAcgaataatgatggaaaaatatataaaatacaaaatgttaTAATgctttaattgaaaaaatagatatttttaaatacaattagcatttgcctacacattttgtgtgtatgaacacattttttttttaaaatgagaaggagagagggagggagttagaggtttttgtttttttttttttttttttaatattgaaggtattttaacatcatctGTAGATGAGGCTTCAGttcttttagttgacaaagaaggttccattaattaatagagattatattattttttatggaaATTCAAGTGAAAATAACAAGAGAACTCTGACGTCACTCACCTAAAACAGCCATCTAAGGAGAGGAAAGCAGGAGCCTTGTCTTTCTTCTTCCACTATAACTTTCAGCAGAAAATTCGagcaaatttataaaataaaaaagaaacccTTTGAGCTGAAAAGCTCACTCCTCCCTCTCAGTCTCGCAGGTAATACAATTCCTTATCActcctttccttttcttctcgaATTATTTTGGACATATTTAATCTTTGTTTTACAGTCAGTTCATAATATTTTGCACCATGAAATCTCCATTCAGTTGTATAAAATTCTCAATCATTTGACTCTCTACGTGTTATTATTATGTTGATCAAACACTAATCTTTCATTTGTTTGTTGGATTAAGTAGCCAAATTAATTTGGGTTTTCATCTTTCAGctgaaattttaataaaatattatgtgaAATCAACAGATTATTGTATTCTGAATTATTTCAGTTCTGCTTAATTGTGTAATTTGAAAGAGTAACAAGTATTTGGTGGCTTGGT from Pyrus communis chromosome 7, drPyrComm1.1, whole genome shotgun sequence encodes the following:
- the LOC137741009 gene encoding uncharacterized protein, whose amino-acid sequence is MTTLSTLFRLHTPPSNPPLSHASPHPLRLSCSFKPTKPPKPPSLSASTPPPPPARDRVIDFGKHKGKMLGTLPSAYLKWVSKNLRARDFEDWAKLADQVLDDAVYRDRIEWEVAENILNGNRRNSIAAGGVSELLEISERFGWDNEDKIGWSRVNFELLGTSKGGRIPRRSEKEGGERGEEREEEKEVVEDLGEVGERRRERRVRVRQRMRREDKLGIFEKSGGSVRNGVGLGREKESDGEDWMVENSKRFPGREGLLKMAYSRRMGRFL